In one Mucilaginibacter ginsenosidivorax genomic region, the following are encoded:
- a CDS encoding hybrid sensor histidine kinase/response regulator translates to MFKASQIIHLWISVFLFAGMPLACFSQNQSLKFEHIGTRDGLSQIDVSSIIQDSRGFMWIGTGNGLNRYDGYKFINYRFDLANVSSLSNNVISDLAEDKSGNIWIATKGGLNKFDRASGRFIRYLHNDRDPASLAVDVVNRLSFDSAGNLWIATQNGGLDYLDVRSNKFRHYTHSGVDSNSLSNNTVYTVFTDSHQNLWVGTAGGLNLYRPAGNNFSRFKYADTDAGASGDHIFCIYEDRAGNLYLGTISEGVFVFNPAKHTFRHVKNKDSLGNTTSVNTVNSLGQDDNGNIWIGAEHGGLSLLDASGNLFNYQHDDIDNNSIKGITINAIYKDKTGNMWLGAFGGGINLYKKATSSFALYQHNSSPKSLSSNFVLDLFEDRDKNIWVGTDGGGLNLFNRSTGSFRHYKQPPAGKNGIAGNYVLTTTQHPDGNLWIGTWGDGFSIFNPKTGIFKNYKVNPAKPDGPGGNNIYSILHTKDQNTWLGTFNDGLDFYDHKTGKFKHFRYDAHNPQSISSNRIYDLCEDRNGNLWIGTNDNGLDMLDSKTGVFTHFRHQDGRNSLSSNTVTDIFLDSKGKLWLCTISGLNLFDPVTKHFTVFTKKDGLASDIIYAIKEDGAGNFWASTNNGISMYNPVTRMFKNYTTEDGLQGDDFKPHSALKTSDGEIFFGGINGFNAFYPARIVGPAPFSPVVITSFLIFNKPISTVLRADDANALKQDIADTRSITLSYRQSDISMEYAALDFASADRKKYAFILQNYDSQWSEVGSRNTASYTNLPAGEYYFKIKYQNSAGQWSPVTTALKITIVPPFWLTWWFKLLAVIVLASAIYGLFRYRVRSIKLRQLVLERQVQERTELLAKMTIDEHKARMEAERANAAKSLFMATMSHEIRTPMNGVVGMAMLLSGTQLTPEQEEYTETIKNCGDALLSVINDILDFSKIESGKMELDENDFDLRNCIEGTLDVFAGGAFKPNLELLYQIAPDVPAVVFGDELRLRQVLLNLVSNAVKFTVRGEIVINVSMIPGYNQDFALSFSVRDTGIGIPAEKLDKLFQAFSQVDSGTTRKYGGSGLGLTISKRLIELMGGDIKVESEFGKGTTFCFHIKSAKGNESSIAEHLESHTGLQEKHILIVDDNEAGRGVLQAQLAQWEFDATAVASASEALEILAVNDKTDLVLADFNMPEMDGFQMTRRIRAGYPAMRVILLGPASHEQYKKEPGLFNAVVAKPVKYHVLYNAIINQLKKVDVAHEPHVRGNLFTVAFARQYPIDILIAEDNLINQKLAVRILTKMGYAPDVAPNGLAVLESLAHKNYGLIFMDVQMPEMDGLEATKLIRLENAHQPVIVAMTANAMPEDRGACLAAGMDDYLSKPIKVDEILSVIEKWWKKTKDHQG, encoded by the coding sequence GTGTTTAAAGCCAGCCAGATCATTCATTTATGGATTAGTGTTTTTTTATTTGCGGGCATGCCGCTGGCTTGTTTTTCGCAGAACCAAAGCCTCAAGTTTGAGCACATCGGGACCAGGGATGGGCTATCGCAGATTGATGTAAGCAGTATTATTCAGGATAGCCGCGGGTTTATGTGGATTGGCACAGGCAATGGCCTTAACCGGTACGATGGGTATAAATTCATCAACTACAGGTTCGATCTGGCTAACGTCAGTTCGTTAAGCAACAACGTTATCAGCGACCTGGCAGAAGATAAATCCGGAAATATTTGGATAGCCACCAAAGGTGGATTGAATAAGTTTGACAGGGCTTCCGGCCGCTTTATCAGGTACCTGCATAACGACCGCGACCCCGCAAGTTTGGCTGTAGATGTGGTGAACCGGCTAAGCTTTGATAGCGCGGGCAATTTGTGGATAGCTACCCAAAACGGGGGGCTTGATTACCTTGATGTACGCTCAAACAAATTCAGGCATTACACACATTCCGGCGTGGATAGCAATAGCTTGAGCAATAATACCGTATACACCGTTTTTACCGACTCGCACCAAAACCTGTGGGTGGGAACGGCCGGCGGATTAAACCTTTACCGGCCGGCAGGTAATAACTTTTCGAGGTTTAAATATGCGGATACTGATGCAGGCGCGTCAGGTGATCATATCTTCTGCATCTATGAAGATAGGGCCGGCAACCTTTACCTGGGCACCATATCCGAAGGGGTTTTTGTATTTAACCCTGCAAAACATACCTTCAGGCACGTAAAAAATAAAGATAGCCTGGGTAATACCACCTCGGTAAACACAGTCAATAGCCTGGGCCAGGATGATAATGGCAATATTTGGATTGGGGCCGAGCATGGCGGGCTCAGTTTGCTGGATGCTTCAGGTAATCTTTTTAACTACCAACATGATGATATTGACAATAACAGTATCAAAGGTATCACCATTAATGCCATCTATAAAGATAAAACCGGCAATATGTGGTTGGGTGCTTTTGGCGGTGGAATAAACCTTTATAAAAAGGCAACTTCCAGCTTCGCACTTTACCAGCACAATTCTTCACCAAAAAGCCTCTCGAGCAATTTTGTGCTTGACTTGTTCGAGGATCGGGATAAAAATATCTGGGTAGGTACCGATGGCGGCGGGCTCAACCTGTTTAACCGGTCAACCGGGTCATTCAGGCATTATAAACAACCACCCGCCGGCAAAAACGGCATTGCCGGCAATTATGTGTTAACTACCACTCAACACCCCGATGGAAACCTATGGATTGGCACCTGGGGCGATGGGTTCAGCATATTTAATCCTAAAACTGGCATATTCAAAAATTATAAAGTAAACCCCGCTAAGCCGGATGGGCCAGGTGGAAACAACATTTATTCCATACTGCATACCAAAGATCAAAACACCTGGCTGGGAACATTTAATGACGGGTTGGACTTTTATGATCATAAAACCGGCAAGTTTAAACATTTCAGGTATGATGCGCATAACCCGCAAAGCATCAGCAGCAACCGGATTTACGATTTGTGCGAAGACCGCAATGGCAACTTGTGGATTGGCACAAATGATAATGGGCTTGATATGTTAGATAGTAAAACGGGTGTTTTTACCCATTTTAGGCACCAGGATGGGCGCAATAGCCTGAGTAGTAATACGGTTACGGATATTTTTTTAGATAGCAAAGGTAAATTATGGCTTTGTACCATTAGCGGCCTCAACTTATTTGACCCGGTTACTAAGCATTTTACAGTTTTCACTAAAAAAGATGGCCTGGCCAGCGATATTATTTATGCGATAAAAGAGGATGGTGCCGGCAATTTTTGGGCCAGTACCAATAATGGCATATCTATGTACAACCCGGTTACGCGGATGTTTAAAAATTACACTACCGAAGATGGTTTACAGGGAGATGATTTTAAACCGCACTCGGCGTTAAAGACAAGCGATGGAGAGATTTTTTTTGGGGGTATTAATGGCTTTAACGCTTTTTACCCGGCGCGGATAGTCGGGCCGGCACCATTTTCGCCGGTGGTTATCACTTCGTTTCTTATTTTTAACAAACCGATAAGCACCGTATTACGTGCGGATGATGCAAACGCGCTGAAGCAGGACATAGCCGATACCAGGAGCATTACCCTATCCTACAGGCAATCGGATATCTCGATGGAATATGCCGCCCTCGACTTTGCCTCTGCCGACAGGAAAAAATACGCCTTTATCCTGCAGAATTATGATAGCCAGTGGAGTGAAGTAGGGAGCAGGAATACTGCCTCTTACACCAACCTGCCCGCCGGCGAATACTACTTTAAAATAAAGTACCAGAATAGTGCCGGGCAATGGTCGCCGGTGACAACTGCCCTTAAAATTACCATTGTACCACCATTTTGGTTAACATGGTGGTTTAAGTTGCTGGCAGTTATCGTTTTAGCATCGGCTATATACGGGCTTTTCAGGTACCGCGTCAGGTCTATCAAACTACGGCAGCTGGTGTTGGAGCGGCAGGTACAGGAACGTACCGAGCTGCTGGCCAAAATGACAATTGATGAGCATAAAGCACGCATGGAGGCCGAGCGGGCCAACGCGGCCAAAAGCCTTTTTATGGCTACCATGAGCCACGAAATACGCACGCCGATGAACGGCGTAGTGGGCATGGCCATGCTTTTATCGGGCACACAGCTTACCCCCGAGCAGGAAGAGTATACCGAAACCATTAAAAATTGCGGCGATGCGCTGTTATCCGTGATTAACGATATCCTTGATTTTTCGAAAATAGAATCGGGAAAAATGGAGCTTGATGAAAACGATTTCGATCTGCGGAACTGCATTGAGGGTACCCTGGATGTGTTTGCAGGCGGTGCCTTTAAACCCAACCTGGAGCTGCTTTACCAGATTGCACCCGATGTTCCGGCTGTTGTTTTTGGCGATGAGCTGCGCCTGAGGCAGGTGCTGCTTAACCTGGTGAGCAATGCCGTTAAGTTTACCGTACGGGGCGAGATTGTTATTAATGTGAGTATGATACCCGGTTACAACCAGGATTTTGCTTTATCGTTTAGCGTGCGCGATACCGGGATAGGGATTCCGGCCGAAAAACTGGACAAGCTTTTTCAGGCTTTTTCGCAGGTCGACTCGGGTACAACGCGCAAATACGGTGGGAGCGGCCTTGGCCTTACCATCAGCAAACGGCTGATTGAACTGATGGGCGGCGATATTAAAGTTGAAAGCGAATTTGGCAAAGGCACCACCTTTTGTTTCCATATTAAATCGGCAAAAGGAAATGAAAGTAGCATTGCCGAACATTTGGAAAGCCACACCGGCTTGCAAGAAAAACATATATTGATTGTTGATGATAATGAAGCAGGCCGCGGGGTATTGCAGGCGCAACTTGCACAATGGGAATTTGATGCAACGGCGGTAGCATCGGCGAGCGAAGCCCTGGAAATATTGGCTGTGAATGATAAAACTGACCTGGTATTGGCTGATTTTAATATGCCCGAAATGGATGGCTTCCAGATGACAAGGCGTATACGGGCCGGGTATCCCGCGATGCGTGTAATTTTGCTTGGGCCTGCAAGTCACGAGCAGTACAAAAAAGAACCGGGCCTTTTTAACGCTGTGGTAGCTAAGCCTGTTAAGTATCATGTGCTTTATAACGCTATTATTAACCAGTTAAAAAAGGTTGATGTAGCCCACGAACCACATGTGCGTGGAAATCTGTTCACTGTAGCGTTTGCCAGACAATACCCGATAGATATCCTGATAGCAGAAGATAACCTGATTAATCAAAAACTGGCCGTACGCATACTTACAAAAATGGGTTATGCGCCTGATGTGGCACCAAATGGACTGGCAGTTTTGGAGTCGCTTGCCCACAAAAACTATGGGCTGATTTTTATGGACGTTCAGATGCCCGAAATGGATGGGCTGGAGGCCACCAAACTAATCAGGCTGGAAAATGCACATCAGCCTGTTATTGTGGCGATGACGGCCAATGCAATGCCCGAAGACCGTGGGGCATGCCTTGCTGCCGGCATGGACGATTACCTGAGTAAACCTATAAAAGTGGATGAGATACTATCGGTGATAGAAAAATGGTGGAAAAAAACGAAGGATCATCAGGGTTAA
- a CDS encoding response regulator — protein MCRLLIIDDNPIEHLILQRMIDSGNLFQHVTHSSDARLQVESLRENSGFNDKLPDLIFLDLHMPDFNGWEFLAQFKELIPLFKKTVDVYIVSSSIDPRDFSRSKNYPFVKSFVSKPFSKQTLNDTYLRYSAA, from the coding sequence ATGTGCCGGCTTTTGATAATTGACGATAACCCGATTGAACACCTGATTTTACAACGGATGATTGATTCAGGTAACTTGTTTCAACACGTTACACATAGTTCGGATGCCCGGTTACAAGTTGAGTCGCTTAGGGAAAACAGTGGTTTTAATGACAAGCTTCCTGATCTGATATTTTTGGATCTTCATATGCCCGATTTTAACGGGTGGGAATTCCTGGCTCAATTTAAGGAGTTAATTCCCCTTTTTAAGAAAACAGTAGACGTATATATTGTATCATCATCCATCGATCCCAGGGACTTTTCAAGATCAAAGAATTATCCGTTCGTCAAATCCTTTGTTTCAAAACCTTTTAGTAAACAAACTTTAAACGATACCTATTTAAGGTACTCGGCGGCGTAA
- the gldG gene encoding gliding motility-associated ABC transporter substrate-binding protein GldG, with protein sequence MLSILKKEITSYLSSLVAYVTIGVFLLVLGLFLWVFPDSSILDYGYAGLDSLFSTAPYLFMFLIPAITMRSLAEERKEGTFELLFTRPLKDWEIVLGKYFACLLIVLFALLPTLIYYYSVSILGTPQGNIDTGAVIGSYIGLFLLGAAFAAIGLFASSITKNQIIAFTIAVFLCFFFYNGFDSLSQMLSLQDLGLQSLGITQHYQSVSRGVLDTRDLIYFLLVASAFIWLTLFILIKQRQKQLNTTVMVGLLSAFILVGIIAQFAFTRFDFTTEKRFTISPISRKIISDLPKPVKITVYLQGGGLPAGMKRLQGAARDMITDLKAYSHGNIQFEFVDLLSTIKKLPDDKQKEAYEDFEAKGVTGQNISFKTDDGVSQKLIFPEAVVKSGDKEVVVNLVQTRIGSSDEEQINISVQNLEYAFTSAIKKAVSGGKPQIGFTEGHHELTDLQLNDAMKSLSDGFEVGRLNLATIPFKALQNIKLLVIPKPDQKFTELEKFKLDQYIMRGGKVLWTIDQVSAELDSLRGHGGEQMSFPKQLNLDDQLFRYGVRINYDLIADMSCSPIPVSTGEVGGQAQIQMLPWLYYPLFMPYSKHPIVKNLDAIHSEFASTIDLLDTKNVKKTILLASSPYNKKISAPHILSLQALEQEPNPKDFQGTPKTVAVLLEGKFVSDWRNRPLPDSLGEAVTIIPESVRTKMVVISDGDILKNQIGRDGSPYPLGYDHYTQQSYGNKNLLLNIADYMTDDSGLIALRTKEIKIRLLNRARIRNEKLYWQLVNTVGPLALVLICAIFQHYIRKRKYAH encoded by the coding sequence GTGCTTAGCATCCTCAAAAAAGAAATAACATCATACCTCAGCTCGCTGGTGGCTTATGTTACCATTGGCGTTTTTTTATTGGTTTTGGGTTTGTTCCTTTGGGTATTTCCCGATTCCAGCATCCTGGATTATGGTTACGCGGGTCTCGACAGCCTTTTTAGCACAGCACCCTACCTGTTCATGTTCCTGATACCGGCCATCACCATGCGCTCGCTGGCCGAGGAACGTAAAGAAGGTACTTTTGAACTGCTTTTTACCCGCCCGTTAAAAGACTGGGAAATTGTGTTGGGCAAATACTTTGCCTGCCTGCTCATTGTACTATTTGCACTACTGCCTACGCTAATTTATTACTACTCGGTAAGCATATTGGGCACACCACAAGGCAACATTGATACCGGCGCCGTTATCGGTTCGTACATCGGGTTGTTTTTATTGGGTGCCGCATTCGCGGCTATAGGCCTGTTTGCATCGTCCATCACCAAAAACCAGATTATTGCCTTTACCATCGCGGTTTTCCTGTGTTTCTTTTTTTACAACGGGTTCGATTCATTAAGCCAGATGCTTTCCCTGCAGGATCTGGGCCTGCAAAGCCTGGGCATTACACAGCATTACCAATCGGTAAGCCGCGGTGTGTTGGATACGCGCGATTTGATTTATTTTTTACTGGTAGCCAGCGCATTTATATGGCTTACCTTATTTATACTGATTAAGCAGCGGCAAAAGCAGCTAAATACTACGGTTATGGTTGGCTTGCTGTCGGCTTTTATATTGGTAGGTATTATTGCCCAATTTGCCTTTACCCGGTTTGATTTTACCACCGAAAAACGCTTTACCATATCGCCTATCAGCCGGAAAATTATAAGCGATTTGCCAAAGCCGGTAAAAATTACAGTTTACCTGCAAGGCGGTGGCCTACCTGCCGGCATGAAACGCCTGCAAGGTGCGGCCCGCGATATGATAACCGATTTAAAGGCTTATAGCCATGGTAATATCCAGTTTGAATTTGTCGACCTGTTATCAACAATTAAAAAGCTGCCCGATGATAAGCAAAAAGAAGCTTACGAGGATTTTGAAGCCAAAGGCGTAACAGGCCAAAATATCAGCTTTAAAACTGACGATGGCGTATCGCAAAAATTAATATTCCCCGAAGCTGTTGTAAAATCGGGCGACAAGGAAGTGGTGGTAAACCTGGTGCAAACGCGCATCGGCTCATCGGATGAGGAGCAGATCAATATCTCGGTGCAAAACCTGGAGTATGCCTTTACATCGGCTATTAAAAAGGCGGTGAGCGGCGGCAAGCCGCAGATTGGTTTTACCGAAGGCCATCATGAGCTTACCGATTTACAGCTGAATGATGCCATGAAATCGTTGTCGGATGGTTTCGAGGTGGGCAGGTTAAACCTGGCTACTATTCCGTTTAAGGCTTTGCAAAACATTAAACTATTGGTTATCCCCAAGCCCGACCAGAAGTTTACCGAACTGGAAAAGTTTAAGCTTGACCAGTACATTATGCGCGGCGGCAAAGTGCTGTGGACTATTGACCAGGTAAGCGCCGAACTGGATAGCCTGCGCGGCCACGGCGGTGAGCAAATGTCGTTCCCCAAGCAGCTTAACCTTGACGATCAGCTGTTTCGTTACGGGGTGCGCATCAATTACGATTTGATTGCCGATATGAGCTGTTCGCCCATACCGGTAAGTACCGGTGAGGTTGGCGGCCAGGCACAAATCCAAATGCTGCCCTGGTTGTATTATCCGCTGTTTATGCCCTATTCCAAACACCCGATAGTAAAAAACCTGGATGCCATACACAGCGAATTTGCCAGCACAATCGATCTGTTGGATACTAAAAACGTTAAAAAAACTATCCTGCTGGCATCGTCGCCCTATAATAAAAAGATAAGCGCGCCGCATATTTTATCACTGCAGGCATTGGAGCAGGAGCCAAACCCCAAGGATTTCCAGGGAACGCCAAAAACAGTTGCTGTACTGCTGGAAGGTAAGTTTGTATCCGACTGGCGCAACCGCCCGCTGCCCGATAGCCTGGGCGAGGCCGTAACCATTATACCCGAAAGTGTACGTACTAAAATGGTGGTTATAAGCGATGGCGACATTTTAAAAAACCAGATTGGCCGTGATGGATCGCCATATCCGCTGGGGTACGACCATTACACCCAGCAAAGCTATGGCAATAAAAACCTGCTGCTTAATATTGCCGATTACATGACAGACGATTCGGGCCTTATCGCCCTGCGTACCAAAGAGATCAAGATCCGCCTGCTTAACCGCGCCCGCATCCGTAACGAAAAATTGTACTGGCAACTGGTAAATACGGTTGGCCCGCTTGCTTTAGTGTTAATATGTGCTATTTTTCAACATTATATCCGCAAGCGGAAGTATGCCCATTAA
- the dnaN gene encoding DNA polymerase III subunit beta — protein MRFIVSTTTLLKQLQAVSGALSNSTVLPILENFLFEIKEGNLTISATDLQTSMTTSLTVEAKENGRIAIPSRILLETLKSLPEQPVAFSVDDQTFAIEINAGDGKYKLSGENGEDFPKIPVVENASSVNLPASVLAEAINKTIFAVSNDELRPAMTGVYCQLSTQHLTFVATDAHKLVRYRRKDAKAASTTAFILPKKALTLLKSALPNDDVNVSVEYNSTSAFFKFNHINLVCRLIDERYPDYEAVIPQNNPNKLTIDRLTFLGSLNRVAIYANKTTHQVRLKINGSELNISSEDIDFANEAHERLSCQYEGDDMEIGFNARFLIEMLKNLSCEEVSLEMSTPNRAGLLLPQGGDENEDVLMLVMPVMLNSYA, from the coding sequence ATGAGATTTATTGTTTCTACCACAACTTTACTCAAACAACTGCAGGCAGTAAGCGGTGCCCTAAGCAACAGCACTGTTTTGCCCATACTGGAAAACTTTTTGTTCGAGATAAAGGAAGGAAACTTAACCATTTCTGCAACCGACCTGCAAACCAGCATGACCACTTCCTTAACTGTTGAAGCTAAGGAAAATGGCCGCATAGCCATACCATCGCGTATTTTGTTAGAGACCCTGAAATCGTTACCGGAACAACCGGTAGCATTTTCGGTTGATGACCAAACCTTTGCTATCGAGATAAACGCCGGTGATGGTAAATACAAACTAAGTGGCGAAAATGGTGAAGATTTTCCGAAGATACCCGTTGTTGAAAATGCATCTTCAGTTAACCTGCCGGCATCTGTTTTGGCCGAGGCTATTAACAAAACCATCTTCGCGGTAAGTAACGATGAGCTGCGCCCCGCCATGACAGGTGTTTACTGCCAGTTAAGCACACAGCATCTTACTTTTGTAGCTACCGATGCCCACAAACTGGTACGTTACCGCCGTAAAGATGCCAAAGCCGCAAGCACTACCGCGTTTATTTTACCTAAAAAAGCTTTAACGTTGCTTAAATCGGCCTTGCCTAATGACGATGTAAACGTATCTGTAGAGTATAATTCAACCAGTGCGTTTTTTAAATTTAACCACATTAACCTTGTTTGTAGGCTGATAGATGAGCGTTACCCTGATTACGAAGCGGTTATCCCACAAAATAATCCTAATAAATTAACTATCGACAGGCTTACCTTCCTGGGTTCGTTAAATCGCGTGGCTATTTATGCCAACAAAACAACTCACCAGGTTAGGCTTAAAATAAACGGCAGCGAGTTGAACATATCGTCAGAAGATATTGACTTTGCAAACGAGGCCCACGAACGCTTAAGCTGCCAATACGAGGGCGATGACATGGAAATTGGTTTTAACGCAAGATTTTTAATAGAAATGTTGAAGAATTTAAGTTGCGAAGAAGTATCTTTGGAGATGTCAACTCCAAACCGTGCAGGCTTACTGTTGCCGCAGGGTGGGGATGAAAATGAAGATGTGCTGATGCTGGTTATGCCGGTGATGCTCAATAGCTATGCTTAA
- a CDS encoding DUF4397 domain-containing protein produces the protein MNTRIKVLFFIAMAVACWASCKKSNDAPASTSTVTALVDVVNVSNASVNFYINGTRFNNTSTFYSGGSLGYLTVPAGTKNYSFKVDGASTPFYNKPFQADSATDHTIYIAGQNSDDVFSTLDTLVLDTASAIKAKYARVRFVNASASAGNMSFVLRGTGTAAIDTPWKTNIAFKTSTEFTRIKQGVHYIGIYRAAYPTLPKVDTVTLTAGKIYTFYGYGTALPAGNGSILVGLFNSGSE, from the coding sequence ATGAACACCAGGATAAAGGTTTTATTTTTTATTGCAATGGCTGTTGCCTGCTGGGCATCCTGTAAAAAGAGTAACGATGCACCTGCCAGTACATCAACGGTAACCGCACTTGTTGATGTGGTAAATGTATCAAACGCCAGTGTTAATTTTTATATAAACGGTACGCGTTTTAATAATACATCAACTTTTTATTCAGGCGGTTCGCTTGGTTATCTTACAGTGCCAGCCGGTACTAAAAATTACTCATTTAAGGTTGATGGCGCTTCTACACCGTTTTATAACAAACCTTTCCAGGCCGATTCGGCAACAGATCATACTATATATATTGCGGGCCAAAACAGCGACGATGTATTTAGTACCCTTGATACCCTGGTGCTCGATACCGCCAGTGCAATAAAGGCCAAATATGCCCGGGTAAGATTTGTAAATGCTTCGGCCAGTGCAGGCAATATGAGTTTTGTGTTGAGAGGAACTGGAACGGCTGCGATAGATACTCCCTGGAAGACAAATATTGCTTTTAAAACATCAACAGAATTTACCCGTATTAAACAGGGAGTACATTACATAGGTATATATCGGGCAGCCTATCCAACTTTACCTAAAGTTGATACCGTAACATTAACCGCGGGTAAAATTTATACATTTTATGGGTATGGTACGGCTTTGCCAGCGGGCAACGGTAGTATTCTTGTAGGTTTATTTAATAGCGGCAGCGAATAA
- a CDS encoding DUF4397 domain-containing protein, with translation MNNKNKNGLFIWLLTGTPLVMLLCFAASCGKSSNITGTNTRLQIVNLSSDVQPLNLYQNSVKQNTTTYTYPTSSGYFTLATITPPLQFRQATAAALNIPFEIDTILRSNAKYTIFLTGYLANGTIKNSILSLDTATVPPIGRGLVRFLHGSPSSATLDLRANDTLLTDKAGVAFNTLTPYVKVPTGNYTFTINVHSTPTKTEYKLSNVSILDGRAYTIYTQGIVGRTDSVAFGAAVLTNNLLEKKTQ, from the coding sequence ATGAATAATAAAAATAAAAACGGTCTGTTCATATGGTTACTTACCGGCACACCATTGGTGATGCTGCTGTGTTTTGCAGCATCATGCGGCAAATCATCTAACATCACGGGTACTAACACCCGGCTGCAAATTGTTAACTTAAGTTCGGATGTGCAACCGTTAAATTTGTATCAGAATTCGGTTAAGCAAAACACAACTACATACACTTACCCAACCAGCTCAGGTTATTTCACCCTGGCTACCATTACGCCGCCCCTGCAGTTTCGGCAGGCTACCGCCGCTGCTTTGAATATTCCTTTTGAGATAGATACTATTTTAAGAAGCAATGCCAAGTACACCATTTTTTTAACAGGTTACCTGGCCAATGGTACTATCAAAAACTCCATCCTGTCGTTAGATACCGCAACGGTGCCACCAATTGGCCGTGGGCTGGTAAGGTTTCTGCATGGTTCTCCTTCATCGGCCACCCTGGATTTAAGGGCAAACGATACTTTGCTTACCGATAAAGCAGGTGTTGCATTTAATACCCTGACACCATATGTTAAAGTACCAACCGGTAATTATACCTTTACTATAAACGTGCACAGCACTCCAACAAAAACAGAATACAAACTGAGCAACGTTAGCATATTGGACGGACGCGCTTACACCATTTATACCCAGGGCATAGTAGGCCGAACAGATTCTGTTGCCTTTGGCGCTGCAGTATTAACCAATAATTTGTTGGAAAAAAAAACGCAGTAG
- a CDS encoding DedA family protein has protein sequence MEVIKSIIDFILHIDKHLVQITSAYQGWTYLILFAIIFAETGFVVTPFLPGDSLLFAAGALIAGGNSGLDIYLLAIILVVAAFAGNTVNYLLGSYLGPKVFKEQNKILKLDYYLKTKAFFDKHGGKAVIFSRFLPIIRTVAPFVAGVGHMPFLRYSLYNIVGGAAWVLSFLMIGFFFGNIPVIKENFTIVVMVIILVSVVPPIYAAIKAKTGKNTAG, from the coding sequence GTGGAAGTAATAAAAAGCATCATCGATTTTATATTGCATATAGATAAGCACCTGGTACAAATAACCAGCGCCTACCAGGGTTGGACATACCTGATACTGTTTGCCATTATTTTTGCTGAAACCGGTTTTGTTGTTACCCCATTTTTGCCCGGCGATTCGCTGCTGTTTGCTGCAGGCGCCCTCATAGCCGGCGGTAATTCAGGATTGGATATTTACCTGCTGGCCATAATACTGGTAGTTGCAGCATTTGCCGGTAACACAGTAAACTATCTGTTGGGCAGTTACCTTGGCCCCAAAGTGTTTAAAGAACAAAATAAGATACTGAAGCTTGATTATTACCTTAAAACCAAAGCTTTTTTTGATAAGCATGGCGGTAAAGCGGTAATCTTCAGTCGCTTTTTGCCCATCATCCGCACAGTGGCGCCGTTTGTAGCAGGCGTTGGCCATATGCCATTTTTGCGTTACAGCCTCTACAATATTGTGGGCGGGGCTGCCTGGGTGCTTAGTTTTTTAATGATAGGCTTCTTTTTCGGCAATATACCGGTAATCAAAGAAAATTTTACCATTGTGGTAATGGTAATTATACTGGTATCGGTAGTGCCACCCATTTATGCAGCTATAAAGGCTAAAACAGGCAAGAATACAGCCGGGTAA